The following nucleotide sequence is from Futiania mangrovi.
GCATGACGAGGAAGCCATCGTCACCGCCGACCACGTGGTCGACATCGGCCCCGGCGCGGGCGTCCACGGCGGGCAGATCATCGCGGAGGGCACGCCGGACGAGATCATGGCGAACCCGGCCTCGCTGACCGGGCAATATCTCATCGGACTGCGCCAGGTGCCGATCCCGAAGACGCGGCGCAAGCCCAAGGCGAGAAAGACGCTGCGGGTCGTGGGCGCACGCGGCAACAATCTGCGCGGCGTGACGGCGGAGATCCCGCTCGGCCTCTTCACCTGCATCACCGGCGTGTCGGGGGGCGGGAAATCCACGCTGACCATCGAGACGCTCTACAAGGCTGCGGCGCGCAGGCTCAATGGCGCGCGCGTGAACGCCGCCCCGCACGACGCGATCGAGGGGCTCGAATACCTCGACAAGGTCATCGACATCGACCAGAGCCCCATCGGGCGCACGCCGCGGTCGAACCCGGCGACCTACACCGGCGCGTTCGGCCCCATCCGCGACTGGTTTGCGGGGCTCCCGGAATCCCAGGCGCGCGGCTACAAGCCCGGGCGCTTCTCCTTCAACGTGAAGGGCGGGCGCTGCGAGGCGTGCCAGGGCGACGGCGTCATCAAGATCGAGATGCACTTCCTACCCGACGTCTATGTCCAGTGCGACGTCTGCAAGGGCAAGCGCTACAACCGCGAGACGCTGGAAGTGACGTGGAAGGGCCGGTCCATCGCCGACGTGCTCGACATGACGGTCGAGGACGCGGTGGACGTGTTCAAGGCGGTGCCCGCGGTGCGCGAGAAGATGGAGACGCTGGCGCGCGTCGGCCTCGGCTACATCAAGGTGGGCCAGCAGGCCACCACGCTTTCAGGCGGCGAGGCGCAGCGCATCAAGCTCGCCAAGGAACTCTCGCGCCGGGCGACGGGGCGCACGCTCTACATCCTCGACGAGCCGACGACGGGCCTGCATTTCGAGGACGTGCGCAAGCTGCTTGAGGTGCTGCACGAGCTTGTCGACCAAGGCAACACGGTCATCGTGATCGAGCACAATCTGGAGGTCATCAAGACCGCCGACTGGCTGGTCGACCTCGGCCCCGAGGGCGGAACGGGCGGCGGGGAGGTCGTTGCGGCAGGCACGCCGGAGGAGGTTGCACGCGCCGAACGCTCCCATACCGGGCGCTACCTGCGCGACATTCTTTCCAAGGGAGGCGTGAAGACGCTCAAGGCCAGCGCCTAAACCACACGCGCTCTACAGCAGATTGTGTTGCAATATGGGACAAAATGAGTTAACGTCCCAGTTAGCGACATAATGTGGAGGGCGCAATGTACGACCTGCATTCCACTCAACCGGTGTTCGTCCCGATCCAGGCGGATGACTTGCCGGGTGCCTTCTCCCTCGACCCCGATGCGGCGGGGACGGGGGGCGCGACGTCGGCGGGCGGCGGGCTCCAGATCGCCTCGTCCGGCACCGCCGCAGGGGCAGGGCTCATCGCCGCGAACACCTCCCCACCTTTTGTGGACCAGGACATCGCGTTCCCCCCGGCCCTCAACCCGTCCGTCGACGCGATATTCGGTGCAGGCTACACCGCCGGGCTTCCCGGCGGGACGGCTGGCCTGAGCTATGGGGACTATTTTCAACAATGGAAGCCTTCCACGGACTTCGGAACGGCGGGGCTGAACCAGGCGACAGGCCAGGCCGCCGCCTTCGTCAATCTCGATGCAATGCCGCAGCTTGCCCAGATCACCGGCCTGTCGGTCCAGCAAGCGACCGATCTCGCCGCCAGCAATGAGGTCGCGGCAAAGCTTGTCTATGGGGACCCGAACCTCCCGAACGATGACGTGACGGTGGAGGTCATCGCCGAGGCCGTCACCTGGCACGCGGGCAACACACAGTTCGACGGCCGGTATACGCCGGTCGGACTGAACAACATCATCATCGGCGCCTTCTCACCGAACGCCAACGCCGGATACCGGGAGTTCGCCGAGATCGCAATTCCCGCGCTCGGCCAGTATGCGCTGGACAACGGCCTCGGCGTCGGGACGGTGGAGGAACGCGGACAGGACTTCCTGCAGCTGCTGGCGGGGGCCGCAGTCATGCCGAACGGCCAGTACAACTCCTCCAACATGACGTGGGACAATCTGACCTCGTACGTCGAGAACCTGCAGGGTGTAGACGACGGCGAAGCCTTCGTCCGCGGCATGGGCCAGGCCCTGGGGGCTGCCTTTGCCCAGGCTGCGCAGCAGAGGATCGGGAACTGAACGGGACGCGGCGTTCCCGCCCCCTTGACCGGGACCCGGCGTTGGCGCACATCCTCGGCCCATGGAACCGATCCACATCATCGGCGGCGGGCTCGCGGGCTCGGAAGCCGCCTGGCAGGCGGCGGAGGCAGGCGTGCCCGTCGTCCTCCACGAGATGCGGCCCGTGCGCACCACGGACGCGCACCAGACGGACCGTTTCGCGGAGCTTGTCTGCTCCAACTCATTCCGGTCCGACGATGCAGACCATAACGCCGTCGGCCTGCTGCACGAGGAGATGCGGCGCGCGAACTCCCTCATCATGGCGATGGGAGACCGGCACAAGGTGCCCGCGGGCGGCGCGCTCGCCGTCGACCGGGAGGGGTTTTCGGAGGCCGTGACGGCGGCGCTCACGGCTCATCCCAATGTGACACTGGTGCGCGAGGAGGTGGCGGGCCTGCCCCCCGAAGACTGGTCGAGCGTGATCGTGGCCACGGGCCCCCTCACCTCGCCCGCGCTGGCCGCCGCGATCCGCGACCTGACCGGCGAGGGGGAGCTGGCCTTCTTCGACGCCATCGCGCCCATCGTCTACAAGGAGTCCATCGACTTCGGCGTGGCGTGGTTCCAGTCGCGCTACGACAAGGAAGGCCCCGGCGGCACGGGCAAGGACTACATCAACTGCCCGATGAACCGGGAGGAGTACGACCGCTTCCTCGACGCGCTGATTGCCGCGCCCAAGACCGAGTTCAAGGAGTGGGAGAAGGACACGCCCTATTTCGAGGGGTGCCTGCCCATCGAGGTGATGGCCGCGCGCGGGCGCGACACGCTGCGCTACGGGCCGATGAAGCCCGTGGGTCTCGACGATCCGCGCACGGGGCGCTGGCCCTATGCCGTGGTGCAGCTGCGCCAGGACAATGCGCTGGGCACGCTCTACAACATGGTCGGCTTCCAGACGAAGCTGAAATACGGCGCGCAGACGGAGGTGTTCCGCCTCATCCCGGGGCTCGAGAACGCGGAGTTCGCGCGCCTGGGCGGCATCCACCGCAATACCTTCATCAATTCGCCGAAACTGCTCGATGGGCGCCTGCGGCTGAAGGCAAGGCCATCCTTGCGCTTCGCGGGCCAGATGACCGGCTGCGAGGGCTATGTGGAATCCGCCGCGATGGGCCTGCTCGCGGGCCGGTTCGCGGCGGCCGAGCGCAAGGGCGAGACGCCCTCGCTCCCGCCGGCCGAGACCGCGTTCGGTGCATTGCTCGGCCACATCACGGGCGGGGCGGCGGCCGAGACCTACCAGCCGATGAACGTCAATTTCGGGCTGTTCCCGCCGCTCGACGGCCCGAAGATCAAGGGCAAGCGGGACCGGGCGAAGGCCTACTCCGCCCGCGCGCGCGCCGCGCTGTCAGACTGGCTGGGCGCAGGCGAAGCGGCCGCCGCGGAATGACGCCTCAGTAGCGGCCGCCGAGCGCGCGCAGGAACAGGCGCAGGGTCGCGCCCGCCCCCGGTTGCACGTCGGGGCTGGCGAACGGGTCGCCGCCGTCGCGCATCAGGCGGGCGAGATGCGTTTCCGCCAGCGTCAGGGGCAGCAGTGCAGGTACGGCGGCGCGCGGCATCCGGCGTGCGGAAACACGGGCACGCGCCGCGTGGGCCATCGCACAGTCGAGCACGTCGCGCACGACCGGGGCGGCGCCCGACCGGGTTTCGGCGCCGAACAGCACATGCGGGTCGATGTCGTGGCGGGCGAAGAGATCGGCCGGCAACACGATGCGGCCCTGCGCAGCGTGGACCGGAACGGCACGCGCAATTCCGATCAGGGCGAAGGCCGTTCCGGCGGCACGGGCGGCGGCCTCCCCCTCCTCGTCGAGACCGGGCGCGAGCGCGCGGGCCGCGAGGACATGAAGCCCGCCGGAGGTCGCGTCCGCATAGGCTTCGAGCGCGGCAAGCGTCTCGTGCGGGCGGTCCTCAAGGTCCGCCTCGCGCGCGTCGATCAGCGCGTCGAACGCCTCCCGCGGCAGATCGGCCGCGCGGATCGTGCGGGCCAGCGCCTCGGCCACCGGATGACGGCGGACCGGACCGCCCGCGAACGCCTCCTCCACCGCCTCGCGCCACCATTGCAGGCGGATGTGGCCGATCATCGCTTCGGACACCGCCTCGCGCGTGCGCGCAACCTCGAGATTGAACGCATAGAGCGCCAGAAGATGCGCGCGCCCCCCCGGCCCCGCAAACAGCGCGCCGCGATAGCGGTCGGGATCCCCGGCCCGCACCGTCGCGTCGAGGTCGTCCGCCGCATCCGCGTGGTCATGCGCGTGTGTCACCGTCACTCCGTTCACCAACTGCCATGCCCCGTCAGATAGGCGGGCGGATGCGAAACGCCCAGCGCGGCCCTCTCGTTGCATGGCCGCCTTTCGCGCGCAAGCGGACTTCCATGCGCGCCCGGCTGTGCTACATGTCGTGTCGTGTCCGGGGCGGGGATACCGGCGCGCGCGGCGTCGGGCCGATGCGCTTCCTTGCCCCGCGCCCGTGCGGACGCGGCCTTGGCTGGCAAGGATCCTCCGGCGGGTCCGACGCGTTACGAGACCCAAGGGGTCCGGGGATCAGCGGCTGTCGTACGCGCCCCCCGGCTCCGCCACAACGAATTGACCGCAAGAACCAGGAAAGGACAGGACATGGCGATCGAGCTTCCCCCGCTGCCCTATGCGAAGGACGCGCTGGAGCCGCACATCTCGGCCAACACGCTCGACTTCCACCACGGCAAGCACCACAACACCTATGTTGTGAACCTGAACAAGGCGATCGACGGCACCCCGATGGCGTCGAAGTCGCTGGAAGAGATCATCAAGGCGTCCTGGGCCGAGAAGAACATGGGCGTGTTCAACAACGCCGCCCAGGTCTGGAACCACACCTTCTACTGGAACTCGATGAAGCCCAATGGCGGCGGCAAGCCGACGGGCGACATCGCCGCGAAGATCGACGCCGACTTCGGCTCCTACGAGAAGTTCGCCGAGGAGTTCAAGGCGGCGGGCGCGACGCAGTTCGGTTCCGGCTGGGCGTGGCTCGTGCTCGACGGCGGCAAGCTGAAGGTCACCAAGACGCCGAACGCGGAACTGCCGATGACCTCGGGCGCGACCGCGATCCTGACGATGGACGTGTGGGAGCACGCCTATTACCTCGACTACCAGAACCGCCGGCCTGACTACATGTCGACCTTCCTCGACAAGCTGGTGAACTGGGACTTCGCGAACGCGAACCTGAAGGCGGCCTGATCCCCTTCGAGGGATCGCTGCACGGTCGAAACCTGCAAAAGGGGCGGCTGCCGTCGGGCACCGCCCCTTTCGCATGGATCTGGGCGCTGTGGAGACGCGGCTCAGGCGCGGGCGAAACGCTCCTCCGCGATGCGGTCGGCGATGTCGGAAGTGGCACGGCCTTCCCGCTCCGCCCGCGCGAGGATCTCCCCGACCGTGTCCGCAATGCGGGCGCGGCGGGCGTCGGCCTCCGCTGCGTCGTAGCCCAGCGCGGTGCGCGCCACCTCGATAAGCCCGCCGGCGTTGGCCAGATAGTCGGGCACATAGACGACGCCGCGGGCGCGCAAGGCCTCCCCGTGCCGTGCCTTCGCAAGCTGGTTGTTGGCCGCCCCGCAGACGAGGCGGACGCGCAACTCAGGGATCGTCGCATCATCGAGGCCGGCGCCCATCGCGCACGGTGCGAAGATGTCGGCGTCGGCGCGGTGGATCGCGTCCGGGCTCGCGCGGGTCGCCCCTGTCTCCACCGCCACGGACTGTGCGCGATCGGTGTCGATGTCGGAGACGACGAGACGCGCCCCCTCCACCGACAGCATCCGGGCTAGGCTCGCCCCCACATGGCCGAGGCCCTGGATCGCAACCCGCACGCCGTCCATGCAGTCGCTGCCCGTCATGTGCCGCCACGCCGCCTTCATGGCAATCAGGACGCCGGCCGCTGTCTTGGGACTGGGGTCGCCGACCCCGGCAGAAATCCCGCCGACATGGGACGTCTGGGTACGCACGGCGTCCATGTCCTCGACCGTCGTACCCACATCCTCCGCCACGATGTAGCGTCCGCCCAGCGCATCGACCGCACGGCCGAAGGCGCGGAAGAGTTCGGGCGACTTGTGCCGCGCGGGATCGCCAAGGATCACCGACTTGCCGCCGCCCAGTGCCAGGCCCGCCAGCGCGGCCTTGTAGGTCATGGCGCGCGACAGACGCAATGCGTCGGCGATGGCGTCCGCCTCGTGCGCGTAGGACCACATGCGACAGCCGCCGAGCGCTGGCCCCAGCGAGGTATTGTGGATCGCGACGATCGCGCGCAGCCCCGTCGCCGCGTCTGTCACGAAGATCACGCGCTCGTGCCCGTCGAAATCGGGGGCCGTGAACAGGGTCATGGCCGCGCCCTCCTCGCCCATCGCTGCGGAATATGGCACAGGAGGCAAGCGTGCGGCCGAATCCGCCCCTGGGGCAAGGCCCGGGAAAACCCGGTCAGGCGACCGCGATCAGCGCGGCGGCGACGCGCCGGGCCTCGGACAGCAGCACATTGTAGGTCCGGCAGGCCGCACCGGTATCCATGAACTCGACGCCGATCCCCTGCGCCTCCAGGTCCGCGACGACGTCCGGCGCAGGCCGCGCGATCCGCGCGCCCGTGCCGATCAGCAGCACGTCGACGGCGTTGCTGCCCGATGCCCCTGCCTCACGCACGGGCGCAAGACTTTCAGCCGTAAGCCCGCCCAGATCTGCGATCCCCCACGGCAGGATACCGGACGGAAGCAGCAGCAGCGAACCCTCGTGGAAGGTGCCCTGGATGCGGAACCCGCCGTCTCCGTACCCGTCGACGGGCGGCTGGCCGGAGAAGACGAGCTCTTCGAGACGGATCGACATGTGCGCCTCCGTGGCCAGCCTGGTCGTCAGGCGCTGGCGCCCTTCGTCGTCTTGCCCGCGCCCTCCCCGCTCCAGTCGCGGCGCACGCCCAGGTACTTGAGCGTCGGCGAGGCGATGAAGATCGAGGAATAGGTGCCGATCACAATGCCGAAGATCATCGCGAACACGAAATTGTGGATCACCGGACCGCCGAAATAGAACAGGGCAAGCAGCGCCAGCAGCGTCGTGCCCGAGGTCACGAGGGTGCGCGACAGCGTCTCGTTGATCGAGAGGTCGATCAGCTCCGGCAGGTCCATCTTCTTGTACTTGCGGAGATTCTCCCGAATCCGGTCGTACACGACGACCGTGTCGTTGATCGAGTAGCCGAGAATGGTCAGCAGCGCGGCAACGATGGGCAGGCCGAACTCCAGCTGGAAGACCGAAAATATGCCGAGCGTCAGGATCACGTCGTGGGTCAGCGACGCGACCGCGCCTACCCCGAACTGCGTGTCGAACCGCAGCCAGATGTAGAACAGCATCGCGATGACGGCGACAACGACCGCGAGCACGCCGTCGAACACGAGCTCGTCGCCCACCTTCGGCCCCACGACCTCGACCCGGCGGTAGGAGACGCCCTCACCGAACCGCTCACCCAGCGCGGCGCGAACCTCGGTCACGACGGCCTGCTGGGCAGCGTCCCCGCCCGGCTGCTCCGCCACGCGGATCAGCACGTCGTTGGCGTTGCCGAACTCCTGCACCTGGACCTCGCCGAGGCCCAGGCCGCCCATCACCTCGCGCACGGCGCCAAGGTCGGCGGGCTCCTCGAAGCCGATCTCGATCATCGTGCCGCCCTGGAAGTCGATGCCGAAATTGAGGCCGATGGTCGCGACCGCGCCGATGGACGCAATCACGAGAAGCCCCGACGCCAGGAAGAAGGCGCGCGCGAACCGCATGAACGGAATGTGCGGTATCTTGCCGGAACGGTGGAACCAGGCCATGCGGGCCGTCTCCTCAGATTGCAAGGGTCTTGGGGCGCGCGCGGCGCACCCACAGGGCCACCATAAGGCGGGTCAGCATGACGGCAGTGAACACCGAGGTGATGATGCCGATCCCCAACGTGACGGCGAAACCGCGCACCGGGCCGGAGCCCAGCTGGAAGAGGATGGCAGCGGCGATCAGCGTGGTGACGTTGGCGTCGATGATCGTGCCGAACGCGCGCTGGTAGCCGGTGTCGATGGCGTTCACGGGACTCTTGCCGTTGGCGAGCTCCTCCCGTATCCGCTCGAACACGAGCACGTTGGCATCGACCGCCATGCCCATCGTCAGCACGATGCCCGCGATGCCGGGAAGCGTCAGCGTCGCGCCCAGCGCCGACAGCGCGCCCACGATGAGCACCAGGTTCACGACCAGCGCCAGCGCCGCGAAGATACCGAAACGCGCATAGTAGATGGCCATGAAGGCGATGACCGAGACGAACCCGACGACGGCGGCCACCTCGCCCGCCTCGATCGAATCCTGGCCGAGGTCGGGACCGACGGTCCGCTCCTCCACGATCACGAGCGAGGCAGGCAGCGCGCCCGCCCGCAGCAGGATCGCGAGGTTGTTCGCGCTCTCGAACGTGAAATTGCCGGTGATGATGCCGTTGCCGCCGAGGATCGGGCTCTGGATCACCGGCGCGGAGATCACCTTGCCGTCGAGCACGATGGCGAAGGGCCGTCCGACATTGGCGGTGGTCACGTCGCCGAACTTCTTGGCGCCCGCGCCGTCGAAGCGGAAGCCAACCGCGGGCTGGCCGCCCTGATCGGTCGTCGGGAAGGCGTCGACAAGGCTTTCGCCCGTCACCAGGGCTCGCTTCTCCACGACATATTGCTGGTTGTAGCCGTCCTGGGAAGGCACGACCATCCCGCTCGGCGGAACGTTTCCGGCGGCGATATCCTGCGGCGAAACGCCCACGTCGACGAGATGGAAGGTCATCTTCGCCGTCTCGGTGATGATCTGCTTGAGGCCCGCCACGTCACGCAAGCCAGGCACCTGCACGAGGATGCGGTCGGAGCCCTGGCGCTGGATCGTCGGGTCGAGCGTGCCGAGCGCGTCGATCCGGCGCCGCAGCACCGTGATCGCCTGCGCGACCGTGTTGGCGGCCCGCTGCTCCTGCGCCGCCTCGGTCATCACGATGCGGACGAGCGTGCTCTCCTCGACCGAAACCTCGAGATCGGGACCGCCGCCGATTCCGGCCATGCCGGTGTCGACCGTGCCGATCAGGCCACGGATGCGGGAAAGCGCGGTGTCCATCTCCGCCTGGTCGCGGATCCGGACGACCACCGCCCCGTCGACAACACGCAGCGCGGTGTAGCCGATGCTCGGCGTCTGGCCGCGCAGCACGTCGCGCACGTCGTCGCGCACCGTCTCCAGCCGGTCGAGATAGACCTCCTCGACATCCAGTTCGAGCAGCAGGTGCGCGCCCCCCTGCAGGTCGAGGCCGAGGCGCACCTGGTCGCTGGGCACGGCATCGGGCAGGCTGTCGAGCACCGAGCGCGGCAACACGTTCGGCAAGGCGAAGATCAGACCCGCGAGACAGACCGCGAGGATCGTGAGGATCTTCCAGCGTGCGAAATAGAGCATGGACTAGCGGCCCGACCCTGTTGGACGATTGCGCAGAGGCATGTGGCCAGCATGCACCGGCCAGACAAGCCGGGGATTACTTTTCCGCCGGCTCGCCCTTGGAGACGACGTCGGCGACGGTCGAGCGCACGATCCGCACCCGCACGCCGTCGGCGAGTTCCACCTCCAGCTCACCGTCGTCCACGACCTTGGTCACCTTCGCGAGGATGCCGCCGCCGGTCACGATCTTGTCGCCGCGGCGCACCGCCTCGATCTTCGCGCGATGCTCCTTCATCCGCTTCTGCTGCGGACGGATGAGCAGGAAATAGAAGATCGCGATGATCGCGATGATGAAGGGAAGCTGAAGGAGAAAGGCGTCTGCTCCGCCCCCACCAGCGGCCTGGGCATATGCCGGCGTCACGAACATCAGGAAACCCTCGGAATCTGGTTGGCATGGCGGCGCGGCGCATGCGGCGGACCTGCCGCCGGTACGGCCCCGCCGCAAAGTGTGCGGACTATACCGGGCGACCCCAGGATTGCAAGGGATGCAAGGCCCCCTGCGCCCTCGCGAACGCCCGCGGCACTTGCGCACAGGCTACCCCGGTCCTAAACGGGGGACCGAACCCAGAAGACGAGCGCCCCATCGAGGAGAGCCCGTGCCGATGACCGTTTCCGATCCGCTCGCAGCCGACATCGCCCGCATCGCCGACGCGCTGGAGCGGCTGGCTCCGCCCGCCCCGCCGGTCGTGGACCTTGCCGCCGCCGACGCCTTCGTCTGGCACGCCGGGCCCGACTGGCTCGAACCCGTCGCAAAGGTGAACCGGGTCGACATGTCCCTGCTGCACGGCATCGACCGGATGCGCGATGCGCTCTACGAGAACACGCAGCGCTTCGCCGACGGGTTTCCGGCGAACAACGCCCTGCTCTGGGGTGCGCGCGGCATGGGGAAAAGCTCGCTCGTCAAGGCGATCCATGCAGAGCTTCTGCGCGACCGTCCGGGCCGCCTCGTGCTTGTCGAGATCCACCGCGAGGATCTCGTCAGCCTGCCCCGCCTGATGAAGGCGATCCGCGGCCTCGACCGCCGCTTCATCGTTTTCTGCGACGACCTGTCGTTCGATTCCGACGACACGACCTACAAGTCACTCAAGGCCGCGCTCGACGGCGGGATCGAGGGCCGGCCGGAGAACGTCGTGTTCTACGCCACCTCGAACCGGCGGCATCTCATGCCGCGCGACATGATGGAAAACGAGCGCTCGACCGCCATCAACCCGTCGGAAGCGGTGGAGGAGAAGGTGTCGCTCTCGGACCGCTTCGGCCTCTGGCTCGGCTTCCACAATTGCGGTCAGGACGAGTTCCTGGCGATGATCGAGGGCTATATCGCCCACTATGACATCGACGTCCCGCGCGAGACCTGGCAGCCGGAAGCGCTGGAATGGGCGATGACGCGGGGCGCGCGTTCGGGCCGCGTCGCGTGGCAGTTCATCACCGACCTCGCGGGACGCACCGGCACCCGGCTCGGCTGAGCCGGGTGCCAGCGACATTTTTCAGCCGTTGCCGCGCGCCGCGCCGCCGCCCGCAACCGGGCGCTGCTCGAGGAAGGGCACGGGATCGAGCGCGACCGTGCCCTTGCGGATCTCGAAGTGCACCTGCGGCTCGCTGACGCCGCCGGTCGTGCCCGCCAGCGCGACGACCTGGCCCTTGCGGACCGTCTGGCCCTTCTGGACGAGCAGTTCCTTGGCATGGGCATAGGCCGTGACGTATCCGCCCCCGTGCGAGACGAGGACGAGGTTGCCATAGCCCGCAAGCTCGTTGCCGACATAGACGACGCGCCCGTCTTCCGCCGCGCGGATGCGCGTTCCTTCCGGGACAGCGATGTTCACGCCGTCGTTGCGCCGTCCGTCGGGCGTCGGGCCGAAGCCCGCGAGCACCGTTCCCTCGACCGGCCACGCGAAGGAGGGCGAGTCGCTGGCAGCCGGCGCATCGTTGCGCTCGGGGTAGGTGGGCGTCTGCTCGCGCGGCGCGACGGCAGCGACCTGCTGCTGCGCCGGGGCCGCACGCTCGACCGGTGCCACGGGGGCCGCGGCGCGCTGAGGCGCAGGGGCAACGGCGACACGCTCTTCCCGCGCGGCGGGCGCTGCAGGAGCCGGCACCGCTGCCGCGGGCTTCGCACGCGGCGTGGCCGCTGCGACGCGGGCGGGCGCGGGCTCGGCCGGTGCGGCATCGCGCGCGGCGGTATTCTCCCACGCGGAACCGCGCAGCGCGTCGGGCGCGCGGGCCACCTTCCGCTCCGCCGGGGCGCGGGTCTGCACCGCTGCAGAGGGCTGGGTAGAGGGCCGGGGCGCCGAAGCGACCGCCGTACCCGTCCCGCCGGAGGGCGCGACCTTCAGGGTCTGCCCGACGCGGATCGCCTGCGACCGGCTGATGGCGTTCCAATCCTCCAGACCGTCGACGCGAACGCCATAGGTCCGCGAAATCGAGAACAGCGTGTCGCCGGGCGCGACCGTATGCGTCGCGGCACCCGAAACGCGCGTGGCTGCCGGGGCGGCTGCAGGTTCGCGCGCCGGCGCCGATGCCGATGGCGTGCGGGCGGCATATTGGGCACGCCTTTCTGCAAAGGTACGGGGCTCCGCCTCCCGGGGCGCCTCGGCACGCGGCGCGGGTGCATCCAGGCGGCTGACCGCCACCGGCTCCGGCGCGGCAATGCGGGAGACCTGCACGTCGCCTGCCGGCGCTGGCGGATAATAGGCCTCCGGCTCCTGCCAGCTGCGCAGCGGCTGCGCCGGGGCGGAGGACGCCATGCGCGTCGGGCTATCCATGTAGGCGTTGCCCTTCACGATGGGCGCCGGCGTGCTGCGCGCGCAGGCCGCAAGGCCGACACACAGGCCGGCAACGGCAACGCCGCGCAGAAGCGTGCTCAGGCGGGGCCGCGCGCTATCCCTCGCGGGCGATTCCGGAAACGAGCGGGACGAAGCGAACCGGCAGTAGGTCTTCATGGCGAATCCCCGTATCATCCTTTGTCACACGGACGAGGACCTGATGGTCCGAATCACGTCCGACGGGAATCACCATGATGCCGCCAATTTTCAATTGGTCCACAAGTGTTTGAGGAATTTCCTCCCCGGCGGCGGTAACGATGATGCGGTCGAAGGGCGCCTGCTCGGGCCAGCCCAGCATCCCGTCGCCGATCTTGCTCACCACCGTGTGCAGTTCCAGCGCCTCGAACCGCGCGCGCGCCTCGCGCAGCAGCGTCGGGAACCGCTCGACAGTGTAGACGCGCCTGCACAGGCGCGCCAGCACCGCCGCCTGGTAGCCCGAGCCGGTGCCGATTTCCAGCACGCGGTCGCGCGGCCCGACCTTCAGCGCCTCGGTCATGAAGGCCACGACATAGGGCTGGCTGATCGTCTGTCCGAACTCGATGGGCAGGGCCAGATCGTCATAGGCCTTGTCGGCGAAGGTACCCGGCACGAAGAGATGCCGCGGCGTCGCCTCCATCGCGTCGAGCACGCGCTTGTCGCGGATCCCGGCGCGGATCAGGCCGAGGATCAGCTTGGCGCGTTCCTCGTCGGTCGAGGGGACGGGGTTGCCCATGGGGCCTCCAGAGGGTTCAGCCGATGGCCTGCTCG
It contains:
- the trmFO gene encoding methylenetetrahydrofolate--tRNA-(uracil(54)-C(5))-methyltransferase (FADH(2)-oxidizing) TrmFO, with the protein product MEPIHIIGGGLAGSEAAWQAAEAGVPVVLHEMRPVRTTDAHQTDRFAELVCSNSFRSDDADHNAVGLLHEEMRRANSLIMAMGDRHKVPAGGALAVDREGFSEAVTAALTAHPNVTLVREEVAGLPPEDWSSVIVATGPLTSPALAAAIRDLTGEGELAFFDAIAPIVYKESIDFGVAWFQSRYDKEGPGGTGKDYINCPMNREEYDRFLDALIAAPKTEFKEWEKDTPYFEGCLPIEVMAARGRDTLRYGPMKPVGLDDPRTGRWPYAVVQLRQDNALGTLYNMVGFQTKLKYGAQTEVFRLIPGLENAEFARLGGIHRNTFINSPKLLDGRLRLKARPSLRFAGQMTGCEGYVESAAMGLLAGRFAAAERKGETPSLPPAETAFGALLGHITGGAAAETYQPMNVNFGLFPPLDGPKIKGKRDRAKAYSARARAALSDWLGAGEAAAAE
- a CDS encoding phytoene/squalene synthase family protein — encoded protein: MTHAHDHADAADDLDATVRAGDPDRYRGALFAGPGGRAHLLALYAFNLEVARTREAVSEAMIGHIRLQWWREAVEEAFAGGPVRRHPVAEALARTIRAADLPREAFDALIDAREADLEDRPHETLAALEAYADATSGGLHVLAARALAPGLDEEGEAAARAAGTAFALIGIARAVPVHAAQGRIVLPADLFARHDIDPHVLFGAETRSGAAPVVRDVLDCAMAHAARARVSARRMPRAAVPALLPLTLAETHLARLMRDGGDPFASPDVQPGAGATLRLFLRALGGRY
- a CDS encoding superoxide dismutase, with translation MAIELPPLPYAKDALEPHISANTLDFHHGKHHNTYVVNLNKAIDGTPMASKSLEEIIKASWAEKNMGVFNNAAQVWNHTFYWNSMKPNGGGKPTGDIAAKIDADFGSYEKFAEEFKAAGATQFGSGWAWLVLDGGKLKVTKTPNAELPMTSGATAILTMDVWEHAYYLDYQNRRPDYMSTFLDKLVNWDFANANLKAA
- a CDS encoding Leu/Phe/Val dehydrogenase, which translates into the protein MTLFTAPDFDGHERVIFVTDAATGLRAIVAIHNTSLGPALGGCRMWSYAHEADAIADALRLSRAMTYKAALAGLALGGGKSVILGDPARHKSPELFRAFGRAVDALGGRYIVAEDVGTTVEDMDAVRTQTSHVGGISAGVGDPSPKTAAGVLIAMKAAWRHMTGSDCMDGVRVAIQGLGHVGASLARMLSVEGARLVVSDIDTDRAQSVAVETGATRASPDAIHRADADIFAPCAMGAGLDDATIPELRVRLVCGAANNQLAKARHGEALRARGVVYVPDYLANAGGLIEVARTALGYDAAEADARRARIADTVGEILARAEREGRATSDIADRIAEERFARA
- a CDS encoding Mth938-like domain-containing protein; its protein translation is MSIRLEELVFSGQPPVDGYGDGGFRIQGTFHEGSLLLLPSGILPWGIADLGGLTAESLAPVREAGASGSNAVDVLLIGTGARIARPAPDVVADLEAQGIGVEFMDTGAACRTYNVLLSEARRVAAALIAVA
- the secF gene encoding protein translocase subunit SecF, with the protein product MAWFHRSGKIPHIPFMRFARAFFLASGLLVIASIGAVATIGLNFGIDFQGGTMIEIGFEEPADLGAVREVMGGLGLGEVQVQEFGNANDVLIRVAEQPGGDAAQQAVVTEVRAALGERFGEGVSYRRVEVVGPKVGDELVFDGVLAVVVAVIAMLFYIWLRFDTQFGVGAVASLTHDVILTLGIFSVFQLEFGLPIVAALLTILGYSINDTVVVYDRIRENLRKYKKMDLPELIDLSINETLSRTLVTSGTTLLALLALFYFGGPVIHNFVFAMIFGIVIGTYSSIFIASPTLKYLGVRRDWSGEGAGKTTKGASA
- the secD gene encoding protein translocase subunit SecD, giving the protein MLYFARWKILTILAVCLAGLIFALPNVLPRSVLDSLPDAVPSDQVRLGLDLQGGAHLLLELDVEEVYLDRLETVRDDVRDVLRGQTPSIGYTALRVVDGAVVVRIRDQAEMDTALSRIRGLIGTVDTGMAGIGGGPDLEVSVEESTLVRIVMTEAAQEQRAANTVAQAITVLRRRIDALGTLDPTIQRQGSDRILVQVPGLRDVAGLKQIITETAKMTFHLVDVGVSPQDIAAGNVPPSGMVVPSQDGYNQQYVVEKRALVTGESLVDAFPTTDQGGQPAVGFRFDGAGAKKFGDVTTANVGRPFAIVLDGKVISAPVIQSPILGGNGIITGNFTFESANNLAILLRAGALPASLVIVEERTVGPDLGQDSIEAGEVAAVVGFVSVIAFMAIYYARFGIFAALALVVNLVLIVGALSALGATLTLPGIAGIVLTMGMAVDANVLVFERIREELANGKSPVNAIDTGYQRAFGTIIDANVTTLIAAAILFQLGSGPVRGFAVTLGIGIITSVFTAVMLTRLMVALWVRRARPKTLAI